In Gemmatimonadota bacterium, the DNA window CTTCCAGCCCGCGCCCCTGCTGCGCGAGCGGGCAGTGGCCGGCCGCGGCTTCTACGACTAGCGCGGCCGGGCCGACCACCAGACAGGGCCCGGGTCAGAGCTGATCGCATGCCGCCGCCCGAGGTCCGCATCCACTACCACCGGCTGCCGCAGCGCCAGGAGCTGTTCGTGCAGCAGCTCGTCCACCGCTCGGCCGACGTCGTGATCACCTACCAGCCGGCGACGCCGCTGGCACGCCCGCTCCAGGTGCAGGGGCAGGTAGTGCTCGAGGAGGGGTCGCCCGCTGTCTGGTTCACGTTCCCGGGCGCCTGGCACGACATTGGCCGGTTCCACCACGCCGACGGCCGCTTCACTGGTATCTACACCAATATCCTTACGCCGCCCAGATTCCACGGCCCGCTGAGCTGGGAGACGACCGACCTGTTCCTGGATGTCTGGCAGGGGGCAGGCGGCCCGCCAGCCTTGCTGGACGTGGCGGAGCTGGCGCAGGCGCTGGACGCAGGGTGGATCGATCCCGAGCTGGCCGCTATGGCGCAGGCCGAAGCGGAACGCGTGCTCGAGCGCGCAGCGCGGCGCGCCTGGCCGCCGGCCGCCGTGCGCGAATGGGACCTGCCTCGCGTGCTGCGCACGATTGCGCCGGAGCCCTGACGGCCATGTTGGGCACGGCACCACTGCCGCCCGGGTGGTGTAGTCACGCGAGTTGAACGCCGCTGTGGGCTAGTGGTAAGTGGTCGAGTTCGTAAGTACGGCCACGAATGCGGCCGTATTTGCGGATTCGACCACTAAATCACAAGTCCTGACTCCTGAGACGCTGTACCAGCCGGTCCACGGAAAGCGCGCACTGGATGATGTTGCCCATGCACTGTAGCGGAGGAGGCAGGCGTACGGCCGTGCGGCGACGCGCCACAACCGTGCTGCTGGGCTGCGCCAGCCTGCTCTGGGCGCCGCCGGCCGCGCGCGCGCAGCGCGCCGGGGACATGGTCATGGAGCGTGCGGCTGCGAGCCGCGCCCGAGGCGTGCAGAATGCGCCGCTCCTGGTCTACGAGATCGCGGACTTCCAGTGCCCTTACTGCGCCCGCTTCTCGAAGGAGATTTTCCCGCTGCTGGATAGCGCCTATGTCCGACCGGGCCGAGTGCAGTGGGTATTCGTGAACCTGCCCCTGCCTGCGCATCGCCATGCCTGGGCAGCCGCCGAAGCAGCGCTCTGCGCCGGGGGCCTGGCCGACCGCTTCTGGGCACTGCACGACCGGCTCTTCGCCGCACAGGGCGAGTGGGCCATGTCAGCCGAGCCGATCCCGCATTTTCTCCGCTATGCCCGTGAGGCAGGCGTGCCCGTGGACACCTTCCAGGCCTGCATCCTGGAAGACGCCGTAGCGCCACTACTGCTCAGTGACGTCCTCTTCTCCGCCGCTTCACGGGTAGGGGGCACCCCCACCTTCATCGTCGGAGAAGGGCAGGTCGTGGTCGGCCTCAAGGCCTTCGAAGAGTGGAAGGAACTGCTGGAAAAGGCGTTGCAGGCGAAGAAGACACCGAGCCGCTAGAGCTACGACTCCTCCACCGGCTCTGGATAGGCAGCCACGAGACGCCGCGGATCCACGTAGATCTCGCCCGTTATGGCAGGGTCCTCCCGGATGGCATCGATCAGCCGCTCGTAGCGGTCCAGCACCTCGGCGGGCAGCCGGACCACGACATTGTGGAAGTTGCCCCGGTCCGCGAAGACCAGGCGCACGGCCACGCGGCTGTCAGGCATGCTCGCGCCGCAACCTGGGAAGCTCGGCCAGGCTGAGGCCGAAGATCAACGCAGCGAGCGCGGCCGAAACGAGGCACCAGCGGCACCAGGCGTGGATGATGAAGGCCTCGAGCGCGGTCAGGTAGGCGGAGAAGCCGAAGGCGGCAGCGCCAAAGCTAAGGAGCAAGAAGGAAAGCGAGCGCTTGCTCTGCAGCCGGGGCTGCAGCCCAGCCAGGGCGAGGCCAAGCAACAGGGCGTAGCCGCCAACCCCCCAGGCGGGCACCGGCACGCCGAGGAACACCGCCCAGCGCGAGGTCTGAACCGTCTCGCAGCCGCCCACGCCGCACGCCAGCGCGCCGACGTAGCCAAGCTTGTAAAGCAGCAGGTAGCCGGAAAGAAAGACGCCCAGGAGCGCGAGCACGGCAATGCCCATGCGGCTCGCGGGCGGCGCTGCGCCTTCCCCTCCCGCACCGGACCGCAGGCCCTGATCCTGCACGCCGCACGACGGCGGCGCCGCCGCCTCGAAGGCGCCCGTGCCCCGCGCACCCCGCCGGCCCGCCGCAGCGGCACCGGTTCCGCTCACGCGCCCATCTCCTGATCGATGACTTCCTTCAGCTCACGATAGTTCAGCGCGTTGCCGATCCGCCTGCCGTTCACGATCACCCAGGGCGTGGCGCTCACCCCCAACTCGAGCCCCAGCAAACGGTTGGCACTCACCAGCTCGGCATGCCGGTCGCTCTCCAGGCAGCGCTCGAACTCCGCCGCGTCCAGCCCCAGCTCGCTGGCATACCCCCTGA includes these proteins:
- a CDS encoding DUF402 domain-containing protein, with protein sequence MPPPEVRIHYHRLPQRQELFVQQLVHRSADVVITYQPATPLARPLQVQGQVVLEEGSPAVWFTFPGAWHDIGRFHHADGRFTGIYTNILTPPRFHGPLSWETTDLFLDVWQGAGGPPALLDVAELAQALDAGWIDPELAAMAQAEAERVLERAARRAWPPAAVREWDLPRVLRTIAPEP
- a CDS encoding vitamin K epoxide reductase family protein, with translation MSGTGAAAAGRRGARGTGAFEAAAPPSCGVQDQGLRSGAGGEGAAPPASRMGIAVLALLGVFLSGYLLLYKLGYVGALACGVGGCETVQTSRWAVFLGVPVPAWGVGGYALLLGLALAGLQPRLQSKRSLSFLLLSFGAAAFGFSAYLTALEAFIIHAWCRWCLVSAALAALIFGLSLAELPRLRREHA
- a CDS encoding thioredoxin domain-containing protein produces the protein MRRRATTVLLGCASLLWAPPAARAQRAGDMVMERAAASRARGVQNAPLLVYEIADFQCPYCARFSKEIFPLLDSAYVRPGRVQWVFVNLPLPAHRHAWAAAEAALCAGGLADRFWALHDRLFAAQGEWAMSAEPIPHFLRYAREAGVPVDTFQACILEDAVAPLLLSDVLFSAASRVGGTPTFIVGEGQVVVGLKAFEEWKELLEKALQAKKTPSR